From Spodoptera frugiperda isolate SF20-4 chromosome 27, AGI-APGP_CSIRO_Sfru_2.0, whole genome shotgun sequence:
ACTTGTCAGCAGGAACTCCGCAAGCTTCGAACATGCCGTCCAGTAACCGCCGGTGATTTACTTTCAAAACGTACGAGCCGATCTCAAGGGCATCCAATATCTCAGTCACTACCTTTAGGCATTCCGCGTCAGGCACCATGGGGTCATACTGGCCTGCTATGTCGAAATCCTGTAATAAAAGtagatattacataattattatatgttaaaattattgatCTCAAggtcaaaattataattattaatattaattatgaataaattaattttgtcaacTATAAAAATTTGCATATGTCGCGGATTCAACTCCCATATGTAATACTACACCTCTTATGTATGTGAAACtagtatttacaaacatacaacaatatCCTAGTGTggctataaaaaatacttacgcaTTGGTAGAACTCCCTGTATCTGCCTCTGGTCATCGCAGGATTGTCTCGACGGTAAACCTTAGCAATGTGGTATCTCTTCAGAGTATTGATCTTATTCATTGCCAAGTATCGCGCGAGTGGTACCGTCAAATCATACCTCAGAGACAGAATCTCACCTCCTTGGTCTTTCAAGTCATAGATCAGTTTAGAATCCTCACCATACTTTCCAGTTAATACTtcctagaataaaaaaaaaagtagttatgccataaataaaatatcataaaatcatatttcataaacaaaaatatttctctaGCTCTAGATAATATCTAGAATCACCTAGAGTggacttttaatttaatgtgaTTTGAGTGAATATCACTATGGCAGAAATTCTAATATCACgcataagtacttaaataagAATGACATTACCTTCAGTTCAAAGACAGGTGTGTCAATACATTCAGCACCGTGTCTCTTGAATACAGCAATAATCTTTTGTAGGACTCCATTCCTTATGCTCATCTGTTGAGGGTTATAATCCCGTGTACCCTTAGGAGTCTTAAGGGTGAATTTCTGAGGCCCTGCATCTTCAGCTGGAGCCAACTGAGATTTCAATGCTAATAGCTTAGCTACTTCTTCTTGAATCtagaatttgtaataaaaattatagttaGGCAATTTTATTCAGATATGAAGTCAGTGCAATAGTATACAGTGTGAAACTTAGTATTTTTTACACATTTCTTCCATTAAagataaaagtacctatttcataaaaatgctACCATAATAGAAACTTCTATAACTCTAAAAGCAATTGcagattaattttaaaatgaaaactttCTAAGAGCAAAGTAAAAATCATCTGTGTAATTACAATTTCTATTCTTGCAACTTGAGAAATCATTATCTGGGGAATAACAATTTCATACAAAAGAAAGTGacagaaatattaaacaaaaaacgaagaatttttgtagatataaaaaaagaaaacacagcACATTAAAGTACTagtataattttttattgttgaaataaaatagtaaagcATTACTTAAGTAGGCCAATACCTTGCACTGAGATGTTGTTGCAATACATTTTGTGAAATTAGTGCTGAGTACTGGATTGTGTAATCGCATCACAGTTGCACGGTTCTTTAGGAACCTCAACAATTTATGAGACATGCTTCACTAGTTCTGTCTCCACAATTTCAAATACAGAATATCTCGTCACCACAGCCTTACTTTTGTTACAACCGGAAAAAAAGAAATTCATATCATgcatttcaaacaatttatcaTACACATTTTGGTTTTTTTGGCACTGATTATTTCAGGTATGattaatgaaatatatcatGAAAAAGAGGTTGTGGTGACGAAACAACCATATGTGGAGATTCAACAACTATCTACTTAGAGGGGTGAACCAAAAACCAAGCTTATCTTGCAAATATCTCATGCTCAGCTCGTAATATGTACACAAAGCAAATCCAAAATCTACACAACAGCATGAGAACACACCTGCTGATCTATTGTGGTCCCATCTTTCACTTTTTCCAACACTTTAGGAGGACTCAATCTAGGTAACAATGATATTTCAAAGTCACTGAAACTCCCCATATGGTACCACCACCTCTTGATGGATTTATATTTCTCAAAATCTATATTCTTTCCTAAGTCATTCCTTAATTCTATATCACAATAACTGGGAGTATACCCACAAATGTAACTATAATCACGTAAATGTTTCTCAATCTCTGGTAAATTGTACTGTAAATTATTCTTCTTAGCCTAcaaattaattcatatttacTTGTAGTATGAtgcaatattataacaatacatCAGCATGTTAATTGTGCAGCCGGATTATTATATTGCTGGGAAGAAACTTACCTTTTCACTTGATTCTTTCGCAGCTTTCAATTTTCTCACAAGATCaccttgttcttttatttttaaaagtaatgatTCTTGAGTATCTGCCATAGTAACTTATAATAAACttgaacttaaaataattccaaAGGTCTGTTCTCTCAAGGCTTCAAAGTAAAAGTGCTCTTTGCTAAGAAATAATTACAGGCACTCGACTGTTTCACTGTTTCATACCTTTCCCTTTGCAATCGACAAATACCGAGCAATTTTGCACACTACCATAGTACAAATTATAGGTTATATGACACGAACGTAAATAACTCTATCGTCAGCATGAATTTTTTCTATCTCTGTTACTCGACAATGGTATTTCTACGTAATATCTTTAACAAGCATGCATATAATCATAACTATTCGATATTTTGTACTGGAACACAACATTTCTAAATGTGACAGTGACTTATGAATGACAATTGGCAAAAGTCATCAAAAGTGGTAAAAAATGTTGCCATAAAGTAGAATTAATTTCGTGTCACatcaggaaaataaaataaaatgaaaacctcTAAATCAATGaagaagtaattttaaataccaCACTCTTTgctttataaattattgataaccctgaatgatttaattaaaataaaattataatacgaATATCAGACATACCATCAGATGTCAAGTTGACATTTAATGTCAATAGTAAATTTCGATTTGTTCATCAtcgaaaataatacaaattctctagaatttattttatattaaatgaaattatacaATGGATAGATTTGAATATATTGAAGCTCGGTTATTTGAAGGTGAAAATTACCTTAAACGTGATAAAAATGTGAAGATATATGATGGTGATGATAAggttgtttattttgatgttttggaGGCCTATCCTTATTCCAATTTATGTAATACAAAGAGttataggatacattttatctatAACATAATAGTAGTATACTGCTACTTTAATATACTTAACTTTCAACTaatttctacataatatatcatgaaggaatatacataaatgtttatatgtttCAGACTCATTTTACTGATGGAGAAGTAGTACTAACCACACACAGAATCCTGTGGGGAAAGCCAGGAGATATACCCAAGGGGCTTGTGTGCTTGTCACTACATTTATACTATGTTTTTTGTATAGAGGAAGAAAGTGGTGGAGTGTTTGGCCTTGGTGGTCCGAAACGAATTTTATTGCATTTGGGACCTGCATTACCAGGtaataatttgtaatcaattctATCAGTTGTGCATGATTATGTTGGTAAATTTTAtactgatatatatttttttaatccagGTAAAAGACCAGGACCTGCTGTGGTTAGTCCATTCCACTTTGTGAAATTTTCATTCAAAGATGGGATTGACCAAGTATTTTATAAGGCTCTAACTGATGCTGTTGCTGCCAAAGCATGGGAAAGGCCAGCAACTATTTCTTCACCAACAAGTGTAACAAGCTCAAATGCTTCATCAAAACCAACAGTAACCCCTGTCAACTCTAAAATTCGTTCTGGAATTGTTGGAATTGAAAGAAGTATAGAAGAACAACACAGAGCAACTGATCAAAGCATCAGTGTAGCATTTCAGGATTTGAAAAAACTTATGGAAAAAGCCAAAGATATGGTTGCAATTTCCAAAAACATTTCTACTAAAATCAGGGTAAATACTTATTTAGATAAAAGACATTTATACTTgctttaaaatcaatattatgtggtttttatttaatttacctactTCCAGGACAAACAAGGTGATATTTCTGAGGATGACACAGTTAGATTTAAAGCCTACCTCATGAGCTTAGGTATTGATGATCCAGTAACCAGAGACGCATTCAGATCCGACTCAGACTATTATTTGGGACTATCACAACAGATTTCTGACATGATGGTTGCAGTACTCATGGTAAGTTCCTCTTTAATCGAGTTCTATTTATTTCAGCAATAAGTACACTaccattatatttatattttttctttgtaataggATTGTGGGGGAATTATGTCATTAGCTGATGTATGGTGCAGAGTAAATAGAGCCAGAGGTTTGGAACTCATATCCCCTGAGGATCTTTTAAATGCCTgcaagtaagtataaaataaatgctgtTTTGTCATTCCAAGTCGTGTCATGTCAGACTGGTCGTTTATTTACTCTTTTTTTAGATTGTTGCAGACTATTGGTGCTCCTATGACCCTTAGGAAATTCCCAAGTGGTGCATGTGTTCTTCAGTTGAATAGTCAAAGGGATGAAGAAGTAGCTAAGACTACCTGTGAATTGGTAATACTTTCTTTACATttgataaatatgtagttaatttgtaattgaaatgactttaaaatcctttttttatttttctagctTGAAGAAAATGGATACCTGACTCCTGTGAAGTTATCACAAATTGCAAATGTTTCCGTCCTACTAGCACGCGAGCGCTTATTCACGACTGAACGCCTTGGTATGGCGTGCCGAGATGAGTCTATTGAAGGCCTGGCATTTTATCCTAACCTATTTTTACGAGAAGCCTCATAGATAACACTACTATTATTACTGTTACTAATATGTTaagagtttattataattatttgcaatatcaaggaattttattgtaaaaataatacacCATATTCAAGCACATACAGGTTTTATTCAAACTTAAAGCATGGCTCTGAACAACACATAAGCAAGCTTCTTTATAAAAAGTGATAATTTAAGCCCACACATAATCACACCATAAGTAAACCATCTGTAAACCTTCTCCCAAAATATTACGAATCTTACatcaaagatattattattacacaattatattattttacgacAAGATAtgacaaaacattattttttaatataacctacataaaaatatatatcagtTGAATCTTATAGAGaattataaatacaagaaataaaTGTCATACTTCATCAACATTttccataaatataaaaataatctacgaCTATTTCAAACCCTATCAGACACTTGCGTTGAGTGATCACAGATACATTAAAGACAGAAGCTGTTACATTTTTGATATTACAAGTTTACACTTAACTTTAAATGTTTATAGAAACAAACATGTACAAATGTCTGTtccattattttctattttgctTGCTGGTATATTAATGAgctgaaatataataatgtgtagcTTACACATAGTCAAACACTTGccctaataatataatattaagtacttactAGAAAGAAGCCATTACACTTGTGCATGTCCTTTTTTAAAATAGAGTAAATCTAATTGTAAACAACtacaataaatgttttgattacttttgaTTAATACTGTAATTTAAAGAGACTAGTCTAAAAGCATGAAACCAAAATGtgcaagaaaagaaaaaaaactaggCCTACATTTTTTGTTTCTCTTCGGAATGTGTCGAAGATAGTATTTAATACTCAATTGCACTCTTAAAATCCTTTGGTATTTGATTTTGCATACCACAACGTTCCCAAGCTTTGAAATCATCCAGAGATCGTATATTTTCTACAAAGCATTCAACACCTCTCACAAATGGCAGCAACATTTCTTCATTGATTGTTTCTGAAAGACGATGCAAGAATGCAATATTCTTGGCGAGGCTGTCCTTCATCTGTACAGGCAATGGGCGCGCAGAACACTCCACTACTCCAAACTGTAAAATCAACATAAGAAGTATGAATTAAATGAATTAACAATTTCTAATAggagttttattaataaaaaacagatCTACAAAGTATTAATGAATACAAGgctatattaattaattcattgacTCTTTATATGGTATACTCACTTTGTCATCCACAAAAGACAGTTGCAAGCCAAGATAAAGATTCAAACATTGTGCTAGACTCTTCACTTTATCAGGAAGGCGGCCAGTTTTGTTTCTAGTGATAAGTAGATCACCAacctgtaataaatattatattgagtTAAATTTATCAATACAATGTGATGTTAATTAAGATTTTGGTGCTACAATAACATTACCTGAGTATCAAATACTGAATTCAGCTTAACATTGTGTTTATGAAACAAACAATCTGATACATTTCTGGAATTATGAATTATCTTTTTAGGAATCTCACTTTCCAGAAGTTTCTTAAGTCCAGCTTCAAATGCATGGTATTCCAAGACATGaatatcaaatatataaatCTGAGTAGGTGTAGACAATACCAAAACTGGCATTTTACATTTCCTTCCCATGTTTGCACCATCAGTACTCAAGGCAATATAACTATGTTGATTCAGGTCTTCTATTGCATCATGGAAAATCTTATCAATTTggtttatgtatatgtatttttttgatgTCTTTAATATTTCTTCACATTCTTtttctgatatttttaaatgcttttgTTCATCTGGTTCCTTAAGTTTGACAATGTCCCTTATATCAGAGTCATAATAGTGAAGAATGCCATCACTGGGGTCTCCTTGTGGTTCTTTGACATTGTAAAGAGAAATCTTTGACTTATCATTCGTCATTCCGTAAAACCggccttcaaatatttcacTGTTTTTTGTATGAACTTGTAGTAATTCACCTTTCATGTATAAGTTGTCCATTTTGTGATGAGgtattttaaaaactactttACAGAATTTTAGTCCTTTTTGACAGGTTTTTCCGATTTTTCTGAATCGGAGTAAGCCTTGAATATGTAAAGTCCGAGAGTGAGATGTAGCACGACGACCGCAACTACAGCGGAGTATACACTGCTCGTGATTGGCTCCAGTCGTAAAATTCCATCGAATATAACGCTCTTCGCAGTAAAGAATGAAAACACTGGGACCACAATAATGATCAAACAGTATTTTATTACCGTCTGAAAGACTTGAAAATCGGGTAGTTCCTGAAAGTTAAGAGTTGAAATCACCATTATTAACATAGTAAACGATGTATTactattaaacttaattataaacTGATCATTATTCACTTACATTTGCACGTCCTTCAAtcatcataaaacaaaaagaaattaaaataaattaataaaattgaagaaaatGCGAACACCGACAGTCACAAGCTGCATCAGTCACAcaagaatgaatgaatgaatgattgaatGATATGAGAAATGTGACAAATTGACAATGATTGAGGCAAAAGGAAATTGATTTTCTCACAGATAAAGCACAAATTATTTCATGAAGGAGTACATAGTTTTCTCCTTTTCtcctttgatattattattatgataattcaATATTTGATACAGACACAATTATTGCCTAATTTTTACCACAAATCAAACTAAATTACACATGGAGTTAAAAAATACGGATTACGGCTTATGGCTTTATTCATCTTTACTCTTTGTTCACAGTGTGTTACAATTCGGATTCTCGACACTTAactttaattttctgttttgaACAATTTGAAGTGCTTAGTGTAAAACAGCTTATTTGGCTTGTACACTTTTCTTCTTAATTTAGACGACTGTGACGTGACGCACTGCGtatttacatttgaatttgaatggTCACACAtatcttattccataaaaaatcgtTATGCCGTAGGTCACGTAGGTAATGTAACTACAGCACGGGGCATAAAGCGAAGTATCATAATACTTAATACCTATGCTATTTATTAAAGTACTTAGCATGACATGCTTTTTACTACTATTACTTAAGCTAAGCAGATACATTGGTAGATTCTGGAGAGCTCTGGAATCGGTACGCACAAAAAAAATTGTGCACgattaaaatacctaatataCCGTAGGTAGTAGGAAAGGCGCCTTTGAAAGGTGGTCAAGTACCTTCATACAAAATTTATCACGTTATGAATGGACCATTAACACTTTCGCTGCTTCACGGTGGTTTGCACATAAAAGGATGGTGCTAAATTGTAGC
This genomic window contains:
- the LOC118263401 gene encoding histidine--tRNA ligase, cytoplasmic isoform X1, with protein sequence MADTQESLLLKIKEQGDLVRKLKAAKESSEKAKKNNLQYNLPEIEKHLRDYSYICGYTPSYCDIELRNDLGKNIDFEKYKSIKRWWYHMGSFSDFEISLLPRLSPPKVLEKVKDGTTIDQQIQEEVAKLLALKSQLAPAEDAGPQKFTLKTPKGTRDYNPQQMSIRNGVLQKIIAVFKRHGAECIDTPVFELKEVLTGKYGEDSKLIYDLKDQGGEILSLRYDLTVPLARYLAMNKINTLKRYHIAKVYRRDNPAMTRGRYREFYQCDFDIAGQYDPMVPDAECLKVVTEILDALEIGSYVLKVNHRRLLDGMFEACGVPADKFRTTCSTVDKLDKSPWEEVRTEMINEKGISPDAADRIGEYVRLNGGVELADKLLTDEKLSKTKAAVEGLQGIKLLLEYCSLFGIQDKILFDLSLARGLDYYTGVIYEAVLTQPIKIGNEDQTVGSIAGGGRYDNLVGMFDSKHKQVPCVGVSIGVERIFSVLEAKLAAGDITVRTSEVDVYVASAQKNFLEERMKICAELWNAGIKTEQSYKKNPKMLNQLQHCEENGIPLAVVLGESELKRGVVKVRNITTRQEDEVPRDKLVEDLKTRIAALSVKELNGSA
- the LOC118263293 gene encoding vacuolar protein-sorting-associated protein 36 translates to MDRFEYIEARLFEGENYLKRDKNVKIYDGDDKTHFTDGEVVLTTHRILWGKPGDIPKGLVCLSLHLYYVFCIEEESGGVFGLGGPKRILLHLGPALPGKRPGPAVVSPFHFVKFSFKDGIDQVFYKALTDAVAAKAWERPATISSPTSVTSSNASSKPTVTPVNSKIRSGIVGIERSIEEQHRATDQSISVAFQDLKKLMEKAKDMVAISKNISTKIRDKQGDISEDDTVRFKAYLMSLGIDDPVTRDAFRSDSDYYLGLSQQISDMMVAVLMDCGGIMSLADVWCRVNRARGLELISPEDLLNACKLLQTIGAPMTLRKFPSGACVLQLNSQRDEEVAKTTCELLEENGYLTPVKLSQIANVSVLLARERLFTTERLGMACRDESIEGLAFYPNLFLREAS
- the LOC118263290 gene encoding piRNA biogenesis protein EXD1, yielding MDNLYMKGELLQVHTKNSEIFEGRFYGMTNDKSKISLYNVKEPQGDPSDGILHYYDSDIRDIVKLKEPDEQKHLKISEKECEEILKTSKKYIYINQIDKIFHDAIEDLNQHSYIALSTDGANMGRKCKMPVLVLSTPTQIYIFDIHVLEYHAFEAGLKKLLESEIPKKIIHNSRNVSDCLFHKHNVKLNSVFDTQVGDLLITRNKTGRLPDKVKSLAQCLNLYLGLQLSFVDDKFGVVECSARPLPVQMKDSLAKNIAFLHRLSETINEEMLLPFVRGVECFVENIRSLDDFKAWERCGMQNQIPKDFKSAIEY
- the LOC126912593 gene encoding vacuolar ATPase assembly integral membrane protein VMA21 homolog, which codes for MMIEGRANELPDFQVFQTVIKYCLIIIVVPVFSFFTAKSVIFDGILRLEPITSSVYSAVVAVVVLHLTLGLYIFKAYSDSEKSEKPVKKD